In the Sediminibacter sp. Hel_I_10 genome, one interval contains:
- the mnmA gene encoding tRNA 2-thiouridine(34) synthase MnmA, translated as MKRVIVGLSGGVDSSVTAYLLKQQGYEVIGLFMKNWHDDSVTISDECPWLDDSNDAMLVADKLGIPFQTIDLSEQYKERIVDYMFDEYQKGRTPNPDVLCNREIKFDVFMKIALDLGADYVATGHYCRKGEVKKEGETFYQLLSGVDTNKDQSYFLCQLSQDQLAKALFPIGELTKPEVRAIAKEQDLITANKKDSQGLCFIGKVRLPEFLQQKLKPREGIIVEIDKNHHHYNDETPEFTSKFEELNFLSKKPEYHISEGKTVGKHQGAHYFTKGQRKGLGVGGMVEPLFVIETDVDENVIYTGQGHSHPGLSRRALFVNNDELHWVREDLAIKEGEQMKVLARIRYRQALEPATLYKTDSGLYVEFDNAQFAIAEGQFVAWYLGEELVGSGVIC; from the coding sequence ATGAAAAGAGTAATTGTTGGTCTTTCTGGTGGAGTAGATTCTAGTGTTACAGCCTATTTGTTGAAGCAACAAGGGTATGAAGTTATTGGCTTGTTTATGAAAAACTGGCATGATGACTCTGTGACGATTTCAGATGAATGCCCATGGTTAGATGATAGTAATGATGCCATGCTAGTGGCAGATAAATTAGGAATCCCATTTCAGACTATAGATTTAAGTGAGCAGTACAAAGAGCGTATTGTGGATTATATGTTTGATGAATATCAAAAAGGAAGAACTCCAAATCCAGATGTGCTCTGTAATCGCGAGATCAAGTTTGATGTATTTATGAAAATAGCTCTAGATCTTGGAGCAGATTATGTGGCTACAGGTCATTATTGCAGAAAGGGCGAAGTCAAAAAAGAGGGTGAAACCTTTTATCAGTTGCTTTCGGGCGTAGATACCAATAAGGATCAGTCTTATTTTCTTTGTCAATTATCTCAAGACCAATTAGCGAAAGCCTTATTTCCAATTGGAGAACTTACAAAACCAGAGGTAAGAGCTATTGCAAAAGAACAAGATTTGATTACTGCCAATAAAAAAGATTCACAAGGACTTTGTTTTATAGGAAAAGTGCGTTTGCCAGAATTTCTTCAACAAAAATTAAAACCACGTGAGGGTATTATCGTAGAAATCGACAAGAATCATCACCATTACAACGATGAAACTCCTGAATTTACGTCTAAGTTTGAGGAACTGAATTTTTTATCCAAAAAACCAGAGTATCACATTTCCGAAGGTAAAACCGTTGGCAAACATCAAGGCGCTCATTATTTTACTAAAGGCCAGCGCAAAGGATTAGGTGTTGGAGGAATGGTTGAGCCACTTTTTGTGATTGAAACAGACGTTGATGAAAACGTGATTTATACGGGTCAAGGCCATTCTCATCCAGGTTTATCTAGAAGAGCTTTATTTGTAAACAATGACGAGTTGCACTGGGTAAGAGAAGATCTAGCTATTAAAGAAGGAGAGCAGATGAAAGTTTTGGCAAGAATTCGTTATCGTCAAGCTCTTGAGCCGGCAACGCTTTATAAAACGGATAGCGGATTGTATGTTGAGTTTGATAATGCTCAATTTGCTATTGCAGAGGGCCAGTTTGTAGCCTGGTACCTTGGAGAAGAATTGGTGGGTTCTGGTGTAATTTGCTAA
- a CDS encoding NUMOD4 domain-containing protein — protein MIRDYWKEEWKDIVFDDKISDNEKFQISNYGRIKNCKLDTPELVKQYYINGYQNLPLKQKANGKQTSRYVHKLVAQHFLEQGEGIYVIHLDYDKTNNKVENLKWATKREKEIHQFTNPEYINRPRRVTHSKLTETKVKLIKRKINDPNRRTRLKMIAKQFGISEMQLHRIKTGENWGYVTEY, from the coding sequence ATGATTAGGGACTATTGGAAAGAAGAATGGAAGGATATTGTCTTTGACGATAAAATTTCAGACAATGAGAAATTTCAAATTTCAAACTACGGAAGAATTAAAAACTGCAAACTCGATACACCAGAGTTAGTCAAGCAGTATTACATTAATGGGTATCAAAATTTACCGTTAAAGCAAAAAGCAAATGGTAAGCAAACCAGTAGATACGTTCATAAACTGGTTGCGCAGCATTTTTTGGAACAAGGGGAAGGTATTTATGTCATTCATTTAGATTATGATAAGACCAATAATAAGGTTGAAAATCTAAAATGGGCCACAAAAAGAGAGAAAGAAATACATCAATTTACAAACCCAGAGTACATTAACCGTCCGCGTAGAGTAACACATTCTAAGTTGACAGAAACTAAGGTGAAATTGATTAAGCGAAAAATTAATGATCCCAACCGAAGAACCCGTCTAAAGATGATAGCAAAGCAATTTGGAATATCAGAGATGCAATTACATCGCATAAAAACAGGCGAGAATTGGGGCTACGTTACCGAATATTAA
- a CDS encoding fasciclin domain-containing protein produces MKIISKTIKILPLLFVVFAFQACSDDDDATTPVPEPTLLNIFATADASADLTNLVAALEEADLDMTLQGDGPFTVFAPTNDALAALLSANGWATLADVPDDILENVLLNHVISGETIMASDLTTAGSGYVNTLGSGADDQNLSLYFNINGNVVELNGGAENSTDINAGANVITADIMATNGVVHIVNSVIMPPTIADHALANPNLSSLVAALASADSGTPTVSGGYIPTVSDATAGPFTILAPTNAAFEALLLDLDPSGETALGDVDTATVDAILTFHITGAGNVQSSGLAGLNGSFPSLGGNISLDATELTVTDDNDRVSNIIPELVNIQATNGVVHAIDQVLLPLQED; encoded by the coding sequence ATGAAAATTATTTCAAAAACGATTAAAATATTACCACTATTATTTGTGGTATTTGCTTTTCAAGCTTGTAGCGATGACGACGACGCAACAACACCGGTTCCTGAGCCAACATTGCTAAACATATTTGCGACTGCAGATGCTAGTGCTGATTTAACTAATTTAGTGGCTGCATTGGAAGAAGCAGATTTGGATATGACTCTTCAAGGTGACGGTCCTTTTACCGTTTTCGCACCTACAAATGATGCTCTTGCCGCACTTCTAAGTGCAAATGGCTGGGCGACTTTGGCTGATGTGCCTGATGATATATTAGAAAACGTATTATTAAACCATGTCATTAGTGGCGAAACAATTATGGCTAGTGATCTTACAACTGCTGGATCTGGATACGTAAACACTTTGGGTTCAGGTGCCGACGACCAAAACTTAAGTTTGTATTTTAATATTAATGGCAATGTCGTTGAATTAAATGGGGGTGCAGAAAATAGTACCGATATCAACGCTGGAGCAAACGTAATTACAGCAGATATTATGGCTACCAACGGAGTTGTGCATATTGTTAATTCTGTAATTATGCCTCCAACTATTGCAGATCATGCATTAGCTAATCCTAACTTATCAAGTTTGGTTGCTGCATTAGCATCTGCGGATTCAGGAACTCCAACTGTTTCAGGAGGCTATATCCCTACAGTTTCGGATGCGACCGCTGGACCATTTACAATATTAGCGCCTACAAATGCGGCTTTCGAAGCTTTATTACTTGATTTGGATCCTTCGGGGGAAACAGCATTAGGTGATGTAGATACTGCCACTGTTGATGCTATTTTGACTTTCCATATTACAGGCGCTGGTAACGTACAATCATCTGGATTAGCTGGATTAAATGGATCGTTCCCATCTTTGGGAGGAAATATTAGTTTGGATGCAACAGAATTAACGGTTACTGACGATAATGATAGAGTAAGTAATATCATACCAGAATTAGTAAATATACAAGCGACCAATGGGGTTGTACACGCAATTGATCAAGTCCTGTTGCCACTACAAGAAGATTAA
- a CDS encoding CTP synthase, whose protein sequence is MTTTKYIFVTGGVTSSLGKGIIAASLAKLLQAQGYRTTIQKLDPYINVDPGTLNPYEHGECYVTDDGAETDLDLGHYERFLNVPTSQSNNVTTGRIYQSVIHKERRGEFLGKTVQVIPHITDEIKRRIQILGKSGDYDIVITEIGGTVGDIESLPYIEAVRQLKWDLGEDNAIVIHLTLVPYLSAAGELKTKPTQHSVKTLMESGVMADILVCRTEHELPEDLRDKLAKFCNVRREAVIQSIDASTIYDVPNLMLDQGLDKVVLKKLALNSSVPDLTHWNQFLSRHKNPTVEVTIGLIGKYVELQDSYKSILEAFIHAGAENEVRVKVESIHSEYITSKNVAEKLGHLHGVLVAPGFGERGIEGKIEAVRYVRESNIPFLGICLGMQMAVIEYARNVLSIADANSTEMEERTKNPVIDLMESQKTVIDKGGTMRLGSWECDLLKDSLAYSIYGQSSIKERHRHRYEFNNSFKTQIEDAGMIASGINPETGLVEIVEVPDRNWFIGVQYHPEYKSTVANPHPLFVAFVKAALDFKTNTNSVSMAQKQ, encoded by the coding sequence ATGACAACTACAAAGTACATTTTTGTAACTGGAGGAGTAACCTCTTCATTAGGTAAAGGAATAATTGCCGCCTCTTTGGCAAAATTGCTTCAGGCTCAAGGTTATAGAACTACAATTCAAAAATTAGATCCATACATTAACGTCGATCCAGGAACTCTCAATCCATATGAACATGGGGAGTGTTACGTGACAGATGATGGTGCAGAAACCGATCTTGATCTTGGTCATTATGAGCGCTTTCTTAACGTGCCAACCAGTCAGTCTAATAACGTTACCACTGGGCGCATTTACCAAAGTGTGATTCATAAGGAACGTCGTGGTGAGTTTTTAGGAAAAACGGTTCAAGTTATCCCTCATATAACTGATGAGATAAAGCGACGTATTCAAATTTTGGGGAAATCTGGAGATTATGATATCGTTATTACCGAGATTGGTGGTACTGTAGGTGATATTGAATCCTTACCTTATATAGAAGCCGTTAGGCAGTTGAAGTGGGATTTGGGAGAGGATAATGCTATCGTTATCCACTTAACCTTAGTGCCATATTTGTCTGCAGCAGGTGAATTAAAAACAAAACCAACCCAGCACAGCGTAAAAACCTTAATGGAAAGCGGCGTTATGGCCGATATTTTAGTGTGCCGTACTGAGCATGAACTTCCTGAAGATTTACGGGATAAATTAGCCAAATTTTGTAACGTTCGTAGGGAAGCGGTTATTCAATCTATAGACGCATCTACCATTTACGACGTACCAAATTTGATGTTAGATCAAGGTCTGGATAAGGTTGTGCTTAAAAAATTGGCGTTAAACAGTTCTGTACCAGATTTGACCCATTGGAATCAGTTTCTAAGTCGTCATAAAAATCCTACCGTAGAAGTTACTATCGGACTCATTGGAAAGTATGTAGAATTACAAGATTCTTATAAGTCCATTTTAGAAGCATTTATTCATGCCGGAGCAGAAAACGAGGTAAGGGTTAAAGTAGAATCCATACATTCCGAATATATTACTTCCAAAAATGTAGCAGAGAAATTAGGTCACCTTCATGGTGTTCTAGTTGCTCCAGGCTTTGGGGAGCGCGGTATTGAGGGCAAAATTGAAGCCGTAAGATACGTTAGAGAGAGCAATATTCCATTTTTAGGAATTTGCTTAGGTATGCAAATGGCAGTTATAGAGTATGCTCGTAATGTATTGTCTATAGCCGATGCCAATTCAACTGAAATGGAAGAACGTACTAAAAACCCAGTAATTGACTTGATGGAATCTCAAAAAACCGTCATCGATAAGGGAGGTACTATGCGTTTGGGTTCTTGGGAATGTGACCTTTTAAAAGATAGTTTAGCCTATAGTATTTATGGTCAGTCTAGCATCAAAGAGCGTCACCGTCATCGTTACGAATTCAACAACAGTTTTAAAACTCAAATTGAAGATGCAGGAATGATCGCCTCAGGTATCAATCCAGAAACGGGCTTGGTAGAGATTGTTGAAGTACCAGACCGTAACTGGTTTATTGGTGTACAATATCATCCAGAATATAAGAGTACCGTAGCCAATCCGCATCCACTTTTTGTGGCTTTTGTAAAAGCTGCATTAGATTTCAAAACAAATACAAATAGTGTCAGTATGGCACAAAAACAATAG
- a CDS encoding nitronate monooxygenase family protein: MSNRITSLFNIKYPIIQAGMIWNSGWRLASAASNAGVLGLIGAGSMYPDILREHIQKCKKATSNPFGVNVPMLYPNIEEIMDIIVEEDVKIVFTSAGNPKTWTNWLKERGITVVHVVSSVKFALKAQEAGVDAVVAEGFEAGGHNGREETTTLTLIPMVKEQLSVPLIAAGGIATGQAMLATMILGADGVQVGSRFVASEESSAHEHFKKIVVDSKEGATQLTLKELAPVRLIKNKFFNDIQTLYQKGTTPDELKELLGRARSKRGMFEGDLQEGELEIGQISGLIHEVKSTTQIVEDMISEFRDAVKRIESVKL; this comes from the coding sequence ATGAGTAATAGAATTACATCACTTTTCAATATAAAATACCCCATAATACAAGCGGGTATGATTTGGAATAGCGGTTGGCGCTTGGCATCAGCAGCGAGTAATGCTGGAGTACTAGGTTTGATAGGAGCAGGGTCTATGTATCCAGATATTTTGCGAGAACATATTCAAAAGTGCAAAAAAGCCACTAGCAATCCTTTTGGTGTTAACGTGCCCATGTTGTATCCCAACATAGAAGAGATTATGGATATTATTGTAGAAGAAGACGTCAAAATTGTCTTTACCTCTGCAGGAAATCCTAAAACATGGACCAATTGGTTAAAAGAGCGAGGTATTACCGTAGTGCATGTGGTAAGCAGTGTGAAGTTTGCTTTAAAGGCTCAAGAGGCCGGTGTAGACGCTGTGGTTGCTGAAGGATTTGAAGCAGGCGGACACAATGGAAGGGAAGAAACTACAACTTTGACCTTAATTCCTATGGTAAAAGAACAATTATCAGTACCTTTAATTGCTGCAGGAGGCATAGCCACTGGACAAGCCATGTTAGCTACTATGATTTTAGGAGCAGATGGCGTTCAAGTGGGAAGCAGATTTGTTGCTAGTGAGGAGTCTTCTGCTCATGAACATTTTAAAAAGATTGTTGTAGATTCTAAAGAAGGAGCTACGCAATTGACTTTAAAAGAACTCGCACCAGTGCGATTGATTAAGAATAAATTTTTTAATGATATACAAACACTCTATCAAAAAGGTACGACTCCAGACGAGCTTAAGGAACTTTTAGGACGTGCTAGATCTAAACGAGGAATGTTTGAAGGCGATTTACAAGAGGGAGAATTGGAAATCGGTCAAATATCAGGTCTTATTCATGAAGTTAAATCTACAACACAAATTGTTGAAGATATGATTTCAGAATTTAGAGATGCTGTAAAACGTATTGAGAGCGTTAAATTATAA
- the yidC gene encoding membrane protein insertase YidC: protein MEEKKFDLKSIIGFVLIFGILIFMMWKNQPTPEELAEQERQEQIAAEKKANAEKGDTDEKVVVAEDFSNGNGTDSVQLENLKNKLGAFAYSATLPSANESETTVETDVLSLKFNNKGGFLSEVKLKNYVDYDSVPIYLIQDGNEFFNINFGTADNRILNTKDLFFEPTVTKNGDNTVVSMKLKASGNQFLEYRYELQPDNYMMDFSIRSKGLGSVINSSQNIDLDWKLKTYRHDQSISYENRYTRLTYMHDGDKISKLNQTGTEEELIEDVRWLSYRQHFFSSILVAEQPFKSATISTMDLVEDEEVDSVFTKQYTSKLPLTFTNGEANNNFKFYFGPTDSKILKQYDYELDESIPFGWGIFGWINKSLFIPLFSFLSGFLPYGIAIIVMTVLIKLMMSFVQYKQFLSQAKMKVLKPELDAIRAKHKDNKMKAQQETMALQNKAGASPLAGCLPGLIQLPVFYALFMFFPTAFALRQKSFLWADDLSSYDVIAQLPFTIPFYGSHVSLFPILAAIAIFFYMKMTTGQQAASQPTQEGMPDMAKMMKYMIYFSPLLMLVFFNKYASGLSLYYFISNLISIGIMLVIKNFILDEDKIHAQIQMNKKKPKKQNRFQKKMADMMEQAEQQKKGR from the coding sequence ATGGAAGAAAAGAAATTTGACTTAAAATCGATCATAGGCTTTGTGCTTATTTTCGGAATTTTAATCTTCATGATGTGGAAAAATCAGCCCACACCTGAAGAATTAGCAGAACAAGAGCGGCAAGAACAGATTGCTGCAGAGAAAAAGGCAAATGCTGAAAAAGGCGATACAGATGAAAAAGTAGTTGTAGCCGAAGATTTTTCTAACGGAAACGGGACAGATTCAGTACAGCTAGAAAATTTAAAAAATAAATTAGGAGCCTTTGCTTATTCGGCAACACTTCCATCGGCTAATGAAAGTGAAACGACTGTTGAAACCGACGTGTTATCGCTAAAATTCAACAATAAAGGTGGATTTCTTTCCGAAGTAAAATTAAAGAACTACGTTGATTATGACTCGGTTCCTATTTATCTTATTCAAGATGGTAATGAGTTTTTCAACATCAATTTTGGCACTGCAGACAATCGTATTTTAAATACCAAAGACCTTTTCTTTGAACCAACGGTCACTAAAAACGGAGATAATACGGTGGTATCTATGAAACTGAAGGCTTCTGGCAATCAGTTTTTAGAATACCGTTATGAACTTCAGCCAGATAATTACATGATGGATTTCTCTATCAGATCTAAAGGTTTAGGCTCGGTAATCAACAGCTCTCAAAATATTGATTTGGACTGGAAACTTAAAACTTACCGTCATGATCAAAGCATTAGTTATGAAAATAGATATACGCGATTAACTTACATGCATGACGGTGATAAGATCAGTAAACTTAATCAAACTGGTACTGAGGAAGAACTTATAGAAGATGTCAGATGGTTGTCTTATAGACAGCATTTCTTTAGTTCTATTCTTGTAGCAGAACAGCCTTTCAAATCTGCAACAATCTCTACAATGGATTTAGTTGAAGACGAAGAAGTAGATTCTGTATTTACAAAACAATATACATCAAAACTACCATTAACTTTTACAAATGGCGAGGCCAACAACAATTTTAAGTTTTACTTTGGCCCAACAGATTCAAAGATCCTAAAGCAATACGATTATGAGCTCGATGAAAGTATCCCGTTTGGATGGGGTATTTTTGGGTGGATTAATAAATCTTTATTTATTCCGCTATTTAGCTTTTTAAGTGGCTTTTTACCTTACGGTATCGCCATTATTGTAATGACCGTTCTTATTAAGTTAATGATGTCGTTTGTACAATATAAGCAGTTCTTGTCTCAAGCTAAAATGAAGGTGCTTAAGCCAGAATTAGATGCAATTAGAGCGAAGCACAAAGACAACAAAATGAAGGCACAGCAAGAAACCATGGCCTTACAAAATAAGGCAGGAGCAAGCCCTCTAGCGGGATGTTTGCCTGGTCTTATTCAACTGCCTGTATTTTATGCGTTATTTATGTTTTTTCCAACGGCTTTCGCTTTGCGTCAAAAGAGCTTTCTTTGGGCAGACGACTTATCGTCTTATGATGTGATTGCACAATTGCCGTTCACTATTCCGTTTTATGGTAGTCACGTGAGTTTGTTTCCAATATTGGCAGCAATTGCTATTTTCTTTTACATGAAAATGACCACAGGACAACAAGCAGCATCACAACCTACACAAGAAGGAATGCCAGATATGGCGAAAATGATGAAATACATGATCTATTTCTCCCCGCTGTTGATGTTGGTGTTCTTTAATAAATATGCTTCGGGATTGAGTTTATATTATTTTATTTCTAACTTAATTAGTATTGGGATCATGCTCGTGATCAAGAATTTTATTTTAGATGAAGATAAGATCCATGCGCAGATTCAAATGAATAAGAAAAAGCCTAAAAAACAAAATAGGTTTCAGAAGAAAATGGCAGATATGATGGAGCAAGCCGAACAGCAGAAGAAAGGAAGATAG
- a CDS encoding toxin-antitoxin system YwqK family antitoxin, with product MVKHLDVAILFFIFSLTSALSAQSVKNSFDSEGKRHGAWRKNFDKTNQPRYEGEFDHGKEIGLFKFYTLNKGKSVLSATKQFNKENDNAEVKFFSSSGKLISEGQMDGKLYIGQWTFYHNKSSAVMSKETYNNSGQLEGEKTVYYPSGQIAETSHYHNGKLNGQTLTYSENGQLLNDFQYEDNELQGQLNTMMQTVI from the coding sequence ATGGTTAAACATTTAGACGTCGCAATTCTTTTTTTTATATTTTCTTTAACAAGTGCACTCAGTGCTCAAAGTGTTAAAAATAGCTTTGATTCAGAGGGGAAAAGGCACGGTGCTTGGCGTAAAAATTTTGATAAAACCAATCAACCCAGGTACGAAGGTGAGTTTGATCATGGTAAAGAAATCGGACTATTTAAATTCTACACTCTTAATAAAGGTAAAAGTGTTTTAAGTGCTACCAAGCAATTTAATAAAGAGAATGATAATGCAGAGGTTAAGTTCTTTTCGTCTTCAGGTAAGTTGATTAGTGAAGGCCAAATGGACGGTAAGCTTTATATAGGTCAATGGACATTTTACCATAATAAGTCTAGTGCAGTCATGTCTAAAGAAACCTATAATAACAGTGGTCAATTAGAAGGAGAGAAAACGGTCTATTATCCTAGTGGTCAAATTGCAGAAACGTCACATTATCACAACGGAAAACTAAATGGTCAAACCTTAACCTATTCTGAAAACGGACAGCTTTTAAACGATTTTCAGTATGAAGACAACGAACTTCAAGGGCAGCTAAATACTATGATGCAGACGGTCATCTAG
- a CDS encoding S8 family serine peptidase, translating to MMKRLLLLLCVMFNLMLHAQEDAWVYFTDKDNVEASINNPISILTQTAIDRKAAKGIAIDARDVPVNEAYITLVKSQDNIQVLAKSKWFNAVFVRGTDADVINDLLLNDTLEFIDYIEFADPNLNDLERVSQSDSEFLIEDTLISFNYGSAQNQVEMIGVDQLHLEDYTGEGIIVAILDSGFPNVDTMGAFQRLRDNEDLLGGYDFVDRTEDVFNFSGNDHGTKVLSDMAGFVQDNFVGTAPDASYYVFRTEDVSSETPVEEGYWVEAAERADSLGVNVINTSLGYRLYDNINYSHTNQDLDGSTTFITRGANIANEKGILVVTSAGNSGSAGVVAPADGTGVFSIGAVDADGNYAGFSSQGSDFQPTIKPDVAAQGQGSFVINSANAIVSNNGTSFSSPIMAGGIVSLMQALPNATNEEIKQFVRMSASQYDNPDYFLGYGIPNLQEALNIGLSLDQQQITELKVFPNPAETILNIQTQIGEHSTRLRIINILGNTVLEKTLYDSHTELDVSRLNKGMYLLNFQSGGASKTFKLTKS from the coding sequence ATGATGAAAAGACTTCTACTTTTATTATGTGTCATGTTTAACCTTATGTTACATGCTCAAGAAGATGCATGGGTTTATTTTACAGATAAGGATAATGTAGAAGCATCCATCAATAATCCCATTTCAATACTTACCCAAACTGCCATTGATAGAAAAGCTGCTAAAGGTATTGCAATTGATGCAAGAGATGTTCCTGTAAATGAAGCTTACATTACTTTGGTAAAATCACAAGACAATATTCAAGTTTTGGCAAAATCCAAATGGTTTAATGCCGTTTTTGTAAGAGGTACAGATGCAGATGTTATTAATGACTTACTGCTTAACGATACCTTAGAATTTATAGACTATATAGAGTTTGCAGACCCTAATCTCAATGATTTAGAGCGCGTATCTCAATCTGATAGTGAATTTTTGATTGAAGACACATTGATTTCTTTCAACTACGGAAGTGCACAAAACCAGGTCGAAATGATAGGCGTAGATCAGTTGCATCTTGAGGATTATACGGGTGAAGGCATTATTGTTGCAATTCTCGACTCTGGGTTTCCTAATGTAGATACTATGGGTGCTTTTCAAAGATTGAGAGATAATGAGGATTTATTGGGTGGCTATGATTTTGTGGATCGAACAGAAGACGTTTTTAATTTCTCCGGAAATGATCATGGTACAAAAGTATTGAGTGATATGGCTGGCTTTGTTCAAGATAATTTTGTGGGTACAGCTCCTGATGCTTCATATTATGTATTTAGAACTGAGGATGTCTCTAGCGAAACACCAGTAGAAGAAGGTTATTGGGTTGAAGCAGCAGAGCGTGCAGATAGTTTGGGAGTTAACGTGATTAATACGTCTCTTGGTTACAGGCTATATGATAACATCAATTACAGTCATACCAATCAAGATTTAGATGGTAGCACGACGTTTATAACGAGAGGAGCCAATATCGCTAATGAAAAAGGGATTTTGGTTGTAACCTCTGCAGGTAATTCAGGTTCAGCAGGAGTAGTTGCTCCAGCAGACGGCACAGGCGTATTTAGCATAGGTGCTGTAGATGCCGATGGAAACTATGCGGGATTTAGTTCTCAAGGAAGTGATTTTCAACCTACCATAAAACCAGATGTAGCAGCCCAAGGTCAAGGCTCTTTCGTTATTAATAGTGCTAACGCTATTGTTTCTAATAACGGGACCTCTTTTAGTTCTCCTATTATGGCTGGGGGTATCGTCTCTCTCATGCAGGCTTTACCCAATGCAACTAACGAAGAGATCAAACAGTTTGTTAGAATGTCTGCCTCCCAATATGATAATCCAGATTATTTCTTAGGTTATGGCATACCAAATTTACAAGAAGCCTTAAATATAGGTCTATCTTTAGACCAACAACAAATTACAGAACTCAAGGTGTTTCCTAATCCGGCAGAAACCATTTTGAACATTCAAACTCAAATAGGCGAGCATTCTACGAGGCTTAGAATCATTAATATTTTAGGCAACACAGTGTTAGAAAAGACGCTTTATGACTCACATACCGAACTGGATGTAAGCAGATTGAATAAAGGAATGTACCTCTTAAACTTTCAATCAGGAGGAGCATCAAAAACGTTTAAATTGACTAAATCTTAA